Below is a window of Thermodesulfomicrobium sp. WS DNA.
GGGGATGAAAGGCCCCAGGGACGACCCTGGGGCCGGACTAACCATGGAATTTAGAAGAGGTGTGGCAAAAACACGAAGCTCATGAGCCCTGCCACAATGCCGACCACCACGCCGTAGAGCACGAAGGGCCAGAAGGTACGTCTGAGAATGAGCCCCTCACGGCCAATGAGCCCTGTCACGGCACAGGCCGCCACGATGTTGTGAATGCACACCATGTTGCCCATGGCGCCGCCAGCCACCTGAGCAGCCACAATGATCTGCCGCGGCAAAGCCAAAGTCTGGGCCACGCCCCATTGGAACTCAGCAAAGAGCAGGTTCGACACCGTATTCGATCCAGTGATAAAAGCCCCAAGCCCACCCACATAGGAGGCAAGGAATGGCCAGGCATTCCCGGCAAAAGCCGCCACCGCCTTGGCCATGGCCAACGGCATGGACGGATAGTTATTGGGATTGAGGGCTGCGTCCGCCACACCGGAGCCACGGAAGATGGACACCAAGGCCACGGCGGCAAAGAGCGCAATGGTCGGGGCCTTCATCTTGGCAAAAGACTCGGTCCACGCCTTTTTCACGGCATCACCACTCATGCCGTGGAGGAAGATGGTCAAGATCGCCACGAGAGTGAAGGGAATAGTCCCCGGCAGGTAGAGATAGTCGATGGATGCAGACACACCCTTGTACCCGAGAAGATCCGTGAAGCCGATCTTCTGGGCCGAAAGCCAAGCCTTGAGTCCCAAGGCCGGCACACGAGTGGCCACCAGGATCAGGCCGATGATGACATACGGCAGCCACGCCCTGAACTGGCTCATGTGCTCCTTGAACTGGCAGGAGGTATCACACTGAATGGACCCGGTCCACTCGGGATCCCAGCGATCCTGTGGGCCAAAGTCCCACACCGTTTCCGGCATACAGAAACCCGCCTTGGCGCCAGCCACGATAATGCCTAGCCCCAAGAGACCGCCGATGAGCGAAGGGAACTCCGGACCCATAAGCCACGCCAAGCCGACATACGGCACGGCAAAGGCCACCGCGGCGAACACACAGAACTTCCAGGCGGCAAAGCCTTCAGACCAAGATTTGTTCTGGCCGTAAAAACGGGTGAGAAAACCCAGCATGAAGATGGGCAGGATGAAAATCATCCCCAGATGCATGAGGGAAACCCATTGTCCCATGACTTTGGCGAAGGAGGCGAAATCCGTGAAATTGAGACCGGGCGTTGCCGCATCGGCCGCTTCCTTGACCAATGGAGCCAAAAATTTGAGGCCGATGAGGATGGGGGTGCCCACAGCGCCAAAGGACACGCAGAAGGAATTGAACACCAAGCAGATGACGGCAGCGGCGAGAGGCGGGAACCCGAGTGCCAAAAGCAACGGCGCGGCCAGGGCTGCCGGCGTTCCAAAGCCTGCGGCACCCTCGATGAAAGCGGCGAACATGTAGCCGATGATGATGGCCTGGATGCGCTTGTCGCGGCTGATGTTCTGCATGCCATACTGGATGGTCTCCATGCCACCCGAATACTTGAGGGTATACAAGATGATGATGGCGCCGAACACGATGATGAGCACGCCGATGGCCACGATGATGCCCTGAAGCGACAACGCGGCAATATAGCCCACTGGCAATTGCCATACCAAAAGGGCGCTCAGCGCGCACACCAACCAGGCAAGGGGCATCGCCTTGGTCGATGGCCAACGCATGCCGACCATGAGGACCAATGCCACGAGGATGGGCAAGAATGCCACCAGAGCCAATGCAGGAATAGACATGTTTCCCTCCACAAGTGATCACCAATACGGCCCCTGCCCAGACTCCCCCAAGCCTGGGCAGGGGCAGACCTCTACCTATTTTCCGGCCCGGCCGTCATCGCAGGGCTCGGCAGGCCGCCCGGCACCCGAATGCTCGGCGGTGGCCGTCACCACGCACACCTCGCTCTCCGGGGTCTGGGGCGCATCGCCAGCTCCCTGGGCGATGACCGATTCCGGTTTTCGGCTCGCCAGATACTCGTACATGTGGAAGCGCTCCAGATACTCCTGTTCCAGCCGCGTGCGCAGCCGCTTGGCGTCTTCCGGAGCAATCTTCTCGAGCATGGCGAAACGGTTTTCACCCAGCAAGAACTCCTGGATGGTTCCATCGGGGGCCTTGGAATCCAAGATGAAGGGGTTCTTGCCTTCCTGGGCAAGGAGCGGATTGAAGCGGTACAGCGGCCAGTAGCCACACTGCACCGCCCGCTTGGCCTCTTCCTGGGTCTTGCCCATGCCCTTGCGGATGCCCTGGTTGATGCACGGGGCGTAGGCAATGATGAGCGACGGCCCAGGGTAGGCCTCGGCCTCCTTGAAGGCCTTCATGAGCTGGGCCTTGTCCGCGCCCATGGCCACGGAAGCCACGTATACGTAGCCATAGCTCATGGCCATGAGGCCCAAGTCCTTCTTGCGCACGCGTTTGCCCGCAGCCGCGAACTTGGCGATAGACCCCAAGGGCGTGGCCTTGGAGGACTGGCCGCCGGTGTTGGAATACACCTCGGTGTCCATGACCAGGACATTGACATCCTCACCTGAGGCCAGCACGTGGTCCAAGCCTCCGTAGCCGATGTCGTAGGCCCAGCCATCGCCACCAAAGATCCAGAAGGACTTCTTCACCAAGAGGTCGTCCATGGCGAGGATGGCGTCGAGGATCTCGGTGCGCTCGCTGTTCCACAGGGCCTCGCGCACGGCTTCCGCCGCTTCCACGGACTTCTCGCCGTCATGGCGCACTGCCATCCAGTTCTTGAAGGCCGTGGCCAGCTCTTCCGACACCCCCTGCGCAATGGCCTCCTCCATCAGGGCCACCAGCTTGGCCTGGCGCTGGGCGTAGGCCATCTGGATGCCATAGCCGAACTCGGCCGCGTCCTCGAACAGGGAGTTGCCCCAGGCCGGGCCGTGACCTTCGGCATTCACCGTGTACGGCGCGCTGGGCGCGGACGCCCCCCAGATGGACGAACACCCAGTGGCATTGGCGATGATCATGCGCTCGCCAAAGAGCTGGGTGAGCACCTTGACGTACGGGGTCTCACCGCAGCCGGCACAAGCGCCCGAGAACTCCAAGAGCGGCTTCTGGAACTGGCTGCCCTTGACCGTATCCCGACGCACCAAACGGTCCTTCCAGGAAATGGTGGTGGAGAACTCGTAATTGGGGACCTCCACCGCAGTCTGCGTCTCCAGAGGTTGCATGACCAGGGCCTTGGTCTTGGCCGGGCAGATATCGGCGCAATTGCCGCAGCCCATGCAGTCCAGAGTATTCACCTGGATGCGGAACTTGAGGCCCTTGAGCTCCTTGCCATTGGCATCGATGGTCTCGAAGGTGGCCGGCGCTCCTTCCAGTTCCTCGGGCGTGGCCAGCACCGGCAGGATGGCCGCGTGCGGACAGACAAAGGAGCACTGGTTGCACTGGATGCAATTGGCCGGGATCCACTGCGGCACGTTGATGGCCACCCCACGCTTTTCGTATTGCGAGGTGCCCACCGGGAAGATGCCGTCCGGCTCGAAGGCCGACACCGGCAGGTTGTCGCCCTTCTGGGCGAGCATGGGCCGCATGACGTTTTTCACGAAATCCGGCTCGTCCCGCTCCACCGGTGCCTCCGGGGCAAGGTCCGCCCAGGAGGCCGGATACTGCACCTCTTCCAGGGCATCGATGGCGCGATCCACAGCGGCGATGTTCATGGCCACGATCTTGTCCCCCTTCTTGCCGTACGCCTTGTGGATGGACTTTTTGAGCAGATCCACAGCAGTTGCAAAGGGGAGCACATTGGCTAACTTGAAGAAGGCGGTCTGCATGACCATGTTGATGCGGTTGCCGAGCCCCACTTCCTGGGCGATCTTCACGGCGTCAACGTTGTAGAAGCGCAGCTTCTTCTGGGCGATGGTGCGCCGCACCGAGGCCGGGATCTCCCGCTCCATGTCTTCCAGGGTCCAATTGGAATTGAGCACAAAGATGCCGCCGTCCTTGATGCCTTCGAGCACGTCATAGAGGCGCACGTAATTGGCCTTGTGGCAGGCGATGTAATCCGCAGAAGTGACGAGATACGTGGACTTGATGGGCGACTTGCCAAAACGCAGGTGCGATACGGTAATACCGCCGGACTTCTTGGAGTCGTAGGCAAAATAGCCCTGGGCATAGAGGTCGGTGTTGTCACCGATGATCTTGATGGCCTCCTTGTTGGCACCCACCGTGCCGTCAGAGCCCAAGCCCCAGAACTTGCACTGGATGGTGCCTTCGGGAGTAGTGTCGGCAAAGGGCGGGATCTCCAGGGAGGTGTGCGTAACGTCGTCTTCGATGCCCACGGTGAAGTGGTGCTTGGGGGCAGTGGCGCGCATGTTGTCGAACACCGCCTTGACCATGGCCGGGGTGAACTCCTTGGAGCCCAAACCATAACGGCCGGCCACGATCTCCGGCGCCTGACCATGCTCCAGGTAGGCGGAGCACACGTCCTTGTAGAGGGGCTCGCCCTGGGCGCCGGGCTCCTTGGTGCGATCCAGGACCGTCACCACTTCGGCCGAGGCCGGGATGGCTCGCAGCAAGAACTCCGGCACAAAGGGACGGAACAGGCGTACTTTGACCAGGCCCACTCGCTCGCCACGGGCGTTCAAGTGCTCCACCACTTCCTCGATGGTCTCGCATCCCGAACCCATGGCCACGATGACGCGGCTGGCCTCCGGGTGGCCCACGTAGTCAAAGGGCTTGTAGGCGCGGCCGGTGATGGAGGCCACTTTCTTCATCTGCTCCACCACGATCCCCGGGACTTCGTTGTAGAACACATTGGCCGCTTCCCGGCCTTGAAAATAGATGTCGGGATTTTGCGCCGTGCCCCGGATGGTGGGGTTGGACGGAGTCATGGCCCGCTCGCGGAAATTCTCGATGGCCTCCCAGTTCACGACGTTCTTGATGTCTTCGTAGTCGATGACATGGATCTTCTGCACCTCGTGCGAGGTCCGGAATCCATCGAAGAAGTGGAGAAACGGCACACTGGACTCGATGGCGGACAAATGTGCCACCAAAGCCAGGTCCATGGCCTCCTGCACGGAGCTCGACGCCAACATGGCGAAACCCGTCTGGCGGCAGGCCATGACGTCCTGATGGTCCCCAAAAATGGACAAGGCATGGGCCGCAATGGCGCGGGCGCTCACATGGAATACGCCCGGCAAAAGCTCGCCCGCGATCTTGTACATATTGGGGATCATGAGCAAAAGCCCCTGAGAGGCGGTAAAGGTGCTCGTCAGCGCCCCACCGGCCAAGGCGCCATGCACCGCGCCCGCAGCACCGGCCTCGGACTGCATCTGACGCACCAAGACCGTCTGGCCGAAGATGTTCTTCCGGCCGGCTGCGGCCCAGTCATCCACCAGCTCGCCCATGGTGGACGAGGGGGTGATGGGATAAATGGCCGCCGTGTCGCTCAAGGCGTAGGCGATATGGGCAGTGGCGGTATTGCCATCCATAGTCTTCATTGTGGACATGTACAAAACTCCTTTGCGGAAAGGGTTGCTTCCGTGGGCCGAAAATCGGCCGATCTGCCACCAATCAACGAACGTGCCAAATGACGCAAAAAAGATAACCTACTCAAAAAACACAAAAATATGCCATCACCCCCTTGGCGGTATCCTTGCGTGATCTTCTGAAAAAAAAGACAGACATCGGACAAGATGGTTTGGCAGTGCCATAATGCGCGTTTTTTGCAATCGGGAAACGGTAACTGGTTTGCAAGAAACGGTGGAATTACCCGCGCCGCCCACCGTCTGATTTTCCAGACGCAGGAATCGTCCTGAGGCTGCCCCAGCGATCCCCGCGCGTCACAACGACACAAAAACGAGACATACGGACCCACCTGCATCCGCGCCTGCACCCCAGCCCTCAAAATAACATCTTGAAAAAAAATAAAAAACAAATCTCTTCGCGCTCCTGGATCCCGACCGAGGACCCCAGTCTTGACAGGAACGTTTTTTGCTTAAAAAATTATTGTTGAATACGCAACCAAGGAGATTTGTATGCGCGGCAAGCTCATCACCAAGCATGGACATATGGCTGATCTTCGCCCCTCGGAAACCATGCAGCTTTCCCGGCTGCTCACCCCCATACAGCGCGAGCAGTTGCTCGAAGGCGAATCGGTACTCGTCAAGCGGGAATACACCCTGGACTCGTGGAAAGAATATTGGCTGCGTTCCGACGCCCAGCCTATCCGCCATCACAGGCAAGGGCATTCCTAAACGGACGAGTTTCCGGCCTTGTGCAGCACCCCAAAGGCGCTTCCGGACACCAAAAATGCAGAAGGCGAGCCCTAGAGTCCGGGGGCAAAGCGCGGCCTGCCCTCCCATGAGGGGGCGGGCCATCACAAGAGGCAAGATACGCACAAAGGCCCTTCTCGGAGATCTTCGAGAAGGGCCTTCCATTCGTGGTGGGCCACCAAGGAATCGAACCTTGAACCTGCTGATTAAGAGTCAGATGCTCTACCAATTGAGCTAGTGGCCCCAAGGGGGGAGTATCGCTGGTGGGCCACCAAGGAATCGAACCTTGAACCTGCTGATTAAGAGTCAGATGCTCTACCAATTGAGCTAGTGGCCCGTGCGAACGGAGGCATCCCATAGGCAAGCCCCCGACCACTGTCAACTGTTTTTCCAGTGTGTGTTACCGGACAATGATATTGTCACTCTGGCTGGGACAATAGAAATGTCATCCCATGAAGACACTAGGTAACGTATTCATGAAGGCGAAGGAAGCGCGGCGAGCGTTGGTGACCCTGCAGGCAGTGGCGTCCTCTGCTTTCCTTTGATCTCGGATCCCCCCATCCCGGGCCTTGCCGGAAAATATCCTTTGCCTCTACGAGCAAGGCCGGAGGTCACCGTGCGGAACTGGACAATCCCCATTACCCTTGGACTCGTGCTTCTCCTCGCCACGGCCGCCATGGCCGCCGAGGAGCCTGTGGATATCAATCTCGTGCTCGTGCGCGCTCCCGAAGGGAATTTCGCCGTGCTCGAGCTCACCCCGCACCCTGGCTGGCACGCCTATGCCAATACCCCCGGTCCCAGCGGCTTTCCCACGCATGTGGATGCCCGATTAAACGACACACAGCTTGCGGCCCTCTATCCTCCAGGCATCCCCACCCCGGATCCTCTCTCCCCTGGAGCCACGGCGCTCCTCTATACCGGCGCCACCCCCATCTTCCTTGCGCTTCCCCAAACCCAGGGGGAGCTCCAGGTGGCGGTGCGTATGCTGCTCTGCTCAGACACCACCTGTCAGCCGGTACGCCGAAAGCTCCAAACCCGTATCACCGAGGCGGCCCTGGCTGCAGCACGCACGCCCCAAGACACCCCGTGGTGGGACCTCTATGCCCACTCCCTTCCTGAGGCCAAGCCCCAAGCTGCACCCGTGCCGCCACACACCACGACGCCTCCCGAACCCCGTGCCCTGGAGTCTGCCTTTACCGTGCGGGTCTTCGATCCCGGACTCGAAGTCCATAGCCTTGGTGCAGCCATTCCCCTTGCCCTGCTCGCAGGATTTATTCTCAACCTCATGCCCTGCGTGCTCCCGGTTATCGGGCTCAAGTTGCGCGGGCTCATGCCCACTGCCCACAAAGACTCCCCATCCCGCGCCTTTCGGGTCCACAATCTGGCCTTTGCCGCAGGGATCATCTCCTTTTTTTGTATTTTGGCCCTCGCCATCGGCGTCACAGGCATGGCATGGGGACAAATCTTCCAAAACCCCAACGCCATCACCGCGCTCGCCATCCTCGTCTTCCTCCTGGCCATGAGCCTTTTTGGGCTCATCAGCCTTCCCCTGCTGAGCCTCAAGGCCAAGCCGCAACCAGGGTATATGCCTGGCCCCATCGACTCCTTCACCACCGGACTTCTCGCCACCCTGCTGGCAACGCCATGCAGCGGCCCCTTCCTCGGAGGGGTTTTGGCCTGGGCCCTTATCCAGCCGACCCTGGTCATTGTCACGGTATTGGCGTGTGTGGGAATAGGCATGGCGAGCCCGTATCTGGTACTCGCGGCAGCCCCGGGACTCATGCGCATCTTCCCCCGCCCTGGGGCCTGGATGGAGTACCTGGAAATCGGCTTAGGCTTCTTTCTTCTGGGCACGACCATCTATCTCTTGGGGCTGCTCCCCCAAGACCGCATCCTGCCGACACTCGCCTTTTTATGGATATGCGCCTTCTGCGCCTGGGTGTGGGGACACTGGGGGGGGCTCCATCAACCCACTTCCGTGCGCCTTTTCTGGCGTGGCACAGCCCTGATGGTGGCCGCCCTTGGCGCATGGATCTTTTTGGTCCCCACAACCACCCCAAACCCATGGCAGCCCTTTGACCGCCAGCGCTTCGAGACCCTGCGGCACACCACCCCGCTACTTCTCGACTTTACTGCGGATTGGTGCCCCAACTGCAAATTCTTGGAAAAAACCGTGCTCACCGCCAAGGCAAGCACCGCCATCGCCCAGCGTTACGGCGCGGTGCTCATGCGCGTGGACCTCACCCACGAAGACCCACAGGCCATGGAACTCCTCGCCGCCCTGGGATCCCGCTCCATTCCTGTGCTTGCGATCTTTTCTCCCTCACGACCGCAAAGCCCGCTCCTCCTGCGCGACCTCTTTTCTCAAGCCACCCTGGAGCGGGCCCTGGAGCAGGAATGGGAGGGGCTCCCGCCAAATCAGTAGGCCCGAAGCCCACGTTGGTATGGCGACCTGCCGCACCGCCTCACCCCACGGCCCACAGCACCGCCAAATAGTGAAAGACGCTGCCTGCCACCACAAAACCGTGCCACACGGCGTGGTGGTACGGCAGGCGTTTCCACACATAAAACGGCACCCCAGCCGTGTAGGCCACGCCACCGGCAAGCAGGCACCACCGACTCTCCGGAGAAAGGGCGGCGAACAAGGCGCGTCCCGCCACCAAACACAGCCAGCCCATGCCCACGTACATGACGATGGAAAGCCGGCGAAAACGCTCAAAACACAGGCACTTGGCGGCAATGCCCGCTATGGCCAACCCCCAGATGGCGGCGCACAAGGCAAATCCCTGCGCCGAGCGCAAGACGCCCACCGTAAACGGGGTGTAGGTGCCGGCGATGAGTCCAAAGATGGCGCAATGGTCGATCACCCGCAGCACGCGCTTGATCTGGGGGGATACAATGGCGTGATAGAGCGTGGACGCCGTATAGAGCACCGTCATGGTCAAACCAAACACCACCCCCGCGGTGGCATGCCAGGGGTCTCCCACTGACGCGGCCCGGGCAACGAGGATCCCCAATCCCACGAGAGCCCCCAGGGCTGCCAGACCGTGGATGGTCGCATGGGCGATTTCCTCTCCCAGGCTATAGTGTTTGAGGGAAATAGACACCATCATCCCTCCTCGAAACTGGAGGCGCGCTCATCCTCCCGAATGTTTTCCAGCGTATCGGCCACATCATTGAGCCAGTAGATATGATCCGCGCGGCATTGCAACTCCGAGGACACCCCATCGCGAAACACCGCGAGTTCGATGCGTTTGCCGCTACTGCCCAAATAATCCACCACATCGGCAAGGTCCGCATCCCCGGAAGAGAGCACGAGCGTCTCATAGTACGCAGCAAGACTGAGGGCACGAAAGGCAATGCCCACATCCACGCCTTTTTGGATCTCGTTATACACGCGGTGGGGAGCGCCATTTTCTTCTTGATGCTGACAGCGTAGGCTGACCTTCTGGCCACACTCTTCACAGTATGCCTTGTCTGCCCGTTGCTGCCGAAGGGGATAGATCTGGGTGATGATCTTCGGGCCATAAGGCGGGCCACTGCGCAGCCAACGGTGGAAATTGTCCTGCGCGTCGCTGGGAGGATTGGGACTGGCGTTGAAATAATAGGCCCTCCAGATGGGGCCTTGCCGTTCCAAGTAATGCCGCAACTTCAGATAGCTGAATTCATATCCAGGACGCACGCTATGGCGGGCGTTGAACAAATACCCGGCATCAATGAGCCACAGTCGAGACACGGTTCCTCCTCACCAGCGACGGTATCTCCGCCGCCTGCGTCACGCAAGAAATACCGGGCCGATAGTCTCGCCCGTAAGGCGCACTCCGCCGGTCTCCGTCACCACCAAGGTGTCTTCCACCCCAACCATGCC
It encodes the following:
- a CDS encoding L-lactate permease, with the translated sequence MSIPALALVAFLPILVALVLMVGMRWPSTKAMPLAWLVCALSALLVWQLPVGYIAALSLQGIIVAIGVLIIVFGAIIILYTLKYSGGMETIQYGMQNISRDKRIQAIIIGYMFAAFIEGAAGFGTPAALAAPLLLALGFPPLAAAVICLVFNSFCVSFGAVGTPILIGLKFLAPLVKEAADAATPGLNFTDFASFAKVMGQWVSLMHLGMIFILPIFMLGFLTRFYGQNKSWSEGFAAWKFCVFAAVAFAVPYVGLAWLMGPEFPSLIGGLLGLGIIVAGAKAGFCMPETVWDFGPQDRWDPEWTGSIQCDTSCQFKEHMSQFRAWLPYVIIGLILVATRVPALGLKAWLSAQKIGFTDLLGYKGVSASIDYLYLPGTIPFTLVAILTIFLHGMSGDAVKKAWTESFAKMKAPTIALFAAVALVSIFRGSGVADAALNPNNYPSMPLAMAKAVAAFAGNAWPFLASYVGGLGAFITGSNTVSNLLFAEFQWGVAQTLALPRQIIVAAQVAGGAMGNMVCIHNIVAACAVTGLIGREGLILRRTFWPFVLYGVVVGIVAGLMSFVFLPHLF
- the nifJ gene encoding pyruvate:ferredoxin (flavodoxin) oxidoreductase produces the protein MSTMKTMDGNTATAHIAYALSDTAAIYPITPSSTMGELVDDWAAAGRKNIFGQTVLVRQMQSEAGAAGAVHGALAGGALTSTFTASQGLLLMIPNMYKIAGELLPGVFHVSARAIAAHALSIFGDHQDVMACRQTGFAMLASSSVQEAMDLALVAHLSAIESSVPFLHFFDGFRTSHEVQKIHVIDYEDIKNVVNWEAIENFRERAMTPSNPTIRGTAQNPDIYFQGREAANVFYNEVPGIVVEQMKKVASITGRAYKPFDYVGHPEASRVIVAMGSGCETIEEVVEHLNARGERVGLVKVRLFRPFVPEFLLRAIPASAEVVTVLDRTKEPGAQGEPLYKDVCSAYLEHGQAPEIVAGRYGLGSKEFTPAMVKAVFDNMRATAPKHHFTVGIEDDVTHTSLEIPPFADTTPEGTIQCKFWGLGSDGTVGANKEAIKIIGDNTDLYAQGYFAYDSKKSGGITVSHLRFGKSPIKSTYLVTSADYIACHKANYVRLYDVLEGIKDGGIFVLNSNWTLEDMEREIPASVRRTIAQKKLRFYNVDAVKIAQEVGLGNRINMVMQTAFFKLANVLPFATAVDLLKKSIHKAYGKKGDKIVAMNIAAVDRAIDALEEVQYPASWADLAPEAPVERDEPDFVKNVMRPMLAQKGDNLPVSAFEPDGIFPVGTSQYEKRGVAINVPQWIPANCIQCNQCSFVCPHAAILPVLATPEELEGAPATFETIDANGKELKGLKFRIQVNTLDCMGCGNCADICPAKTKALVMQPLETQTAVEVPNYEFSTTISWKDRLVRRDTVKGSQFQKPLLEFSGACAGCGETPYVKVLTQLFGERMIIANATGCSSIWGASAPSAPYTVNAEGHGPAWGNSLFEDAAEFGYGIQMAYAQRQAKLVALMEEAIAQGVSEELATAFKNWMAVRHDGEKSVEAAEAVREALWNSERTEILDAILAMDDLLVKKSFWIFGGDGWAYDIGYGGLDHVLASGEDVNVLVMDTEVYSNTGGQSSKATPLGSIAKFAAAGKRVRKKDLGLMAMSYGYVYVASVAMGADKAQLMKAFKEAEAYPGPSLIIAYAPCINQGIRKGMGKTQEEAKRAVQCGYWPLYRFNPLLAQEGKNPFILDSKAPDGTIQEFLLGENRFAMLEKIAPEDAKRLRTRLEQEYLERFHMYEYLASRKPESVIAQGAGDAPQTPESEVCVVTATAEHSGAGRPAEPCDDGRAGK
- a CDS encoding thioredoxin family protein, producing the protein MRNWTIPITLGLVLLLATAAMAAEEPVDINLVLVRAPEGNFAVLELTPHPGWHAYANTPGPSGFPTHVDARLNDTQLAALYPPGIPTPDPLSPGATALLYTGATPIFLALPQTQGELQVAVRMLLCSDTTCQPVRRKLQTRITEAALAAARTPQDTPWWDLYAHSLPEAKPQAAPVPPHTTTPPEPRALESAFTVRVFDPGLEVHSLGAAIPLALLAGFILNLMPCVLPVIGLKLRGLMPTAHKDSPSRAFRVHNLAFAAGIISFFCILALAIGVTGMAWGQIFQNPNAITALAILVFLLAMSLFGLISLPLLSLKAKPQPGYMPGPIDSFTTGLLATLLATPCSGPFLGGVLAWALIQPTLVIVTVLACVGIGMASPYLVLAAAPGLMRIFPRPGAWMEYLEIGLGFFLLGTTIYLLGLLPQDRILPTLAFLWICAFCAWVWGHWGGLHQPTSVRLFWRGTALMVAALGAWIFLVPTTTPNPWQPFDRQRFETLRHTTPLLLDFTADWCPNCKFLEKTVLTAKASTAIAQRYGAVLMRVDLTHEDPQAMELLAALGSRSIPVLAIFSPSRPQSPLLLRDLFSQATLERALEQEWEGLPPNQ
- a CDS encoding hemolysin III family protein; amino-acid sequence: MVSISLKHYSLGEEIAHATIHGLAALGALVGLGILVARAASVGDPWHATAGVVFGLTMTVLYTASTLYHAIVSPQIKRVLRVIDHCAIFGLIAGTYTPFTVGVLRSAQGFALCAAIWGLAIAGIAAKCLCFERFRRLSIVMYVGMGWLCLVAGRALFAALSPESRWCLLAGGVAYTAGVPFYVWKRLPYHHAVWHGFVVAGSVFHYLAVLWAVG
- a CDS encoding NYN domain-containing protein; translation: MSRLWLIDAGYLFNARHSVRPGYEFSYLKLRHYLERQGPIWRAYYFNASPNPPSDAQDNFHRWLRSGPPYGPKIITQIYPLRQQRADKAYCEECGQKVSLRCQHQEENGAPHRVYNEIQKGVDVGIAFRALSLAAYYETLVLSSGDADLADVVDYLGSSGKRIELAVFRDGVSSELQCRADHIYWLNDVADTLENIREDERASSFEEG